The genomic stretch CGGAGGAAGGCTTCCCGGAGGAGGCGGACCCCGCAGGGCACAGGCCCGATGAGAAAGACCGGCCAGGACTGTGACTGGGGCGGGGCGTCCGTGGCGGGGACGGGGCCTGTCGCAGGGGAGGAGCGTGACGGGGAGGCGGTGCCCGGGGCATCTCCGCGGCGGAACTCAGGGAAGTAGCTAGCTGGGGCGGGGGTGATGATCCAGGCTGGGTTCCAGCGTAGGGGTCTTGGTGGGCACGCTGGAGTCGGGTGGAgtgcaggagggagaggaggggggacAGGTGGGTACCTGGGCTGGAGGCAGggcctgaggtgggcaggtgcAGGGGGCTGCACCTCTCGGCTGAAGCCGGGAATGAGGACCCCGCTCTCGGGTGGGATTGGAGGGGACCCGCGGCTGAGGCGCTGGGCTTCGACAGGGACATCCCCGTTTTCCTCCACAGGGAGATGGTGCTCGTCGTGCACGGCTTCCCGTCCTCCGTGGCCGCCCTTCGGGTAAGGAAGGAGACCGGGCAGCGGCGGCCGGGCGAGGGCTTGGGTTCCGCCCCTCGCTCCGAGCCGCCCTGACGCCCCTGTACACCGCCCGCAGTTTGAGTGGGCATGGCAGCATCCGCACGCCTCGCGCCGCTTGGCGCACGTGGGGCCTCGCCTGCGAGGAGAGACGGCCTTCGCGTTCCACCTGCGCGTGCTGGCGCACATGCTGCGCGCACCGCCCTGGGTGCGCCTCCCGCTCACGCTGCGCTGGCTGCGCCCAGACCTCCGCCAGGACCTCTGCCTCCCGCCGCCGCCGCACGTGCCCCTGGCCTTCGGGCCTCCACCGCCCCAGGCCCCGGCCCCAAGGCGCCGCGCAGGTCCCTTTGATGACGCGGAGCCTGAGCCAGACCAGGGGGATCCAGGGGCCTGCTGCTCCCTGTGCGCCCAGGCCATCCAGGTGAGGTCCCCCTCAGGCACAGACGGCTCTAGAGTCGAGAGGACTTCGGATCCAGCTCTTTCTTGAGTGAAATCCACTGACACGCTTTGGCCACCCTATCCCCATCTCTAAGATGCAGATGCTATAGTACTTACGGCCATTCCTGAGCAAAGCAGGACCTGCTCAGGGCCTTCACCATTTCCCCTTTGACGAAAAGGTTCTTCCCTAGGCCATCTGTACTCCGCTGCGCTCCAGTGTGGtcgacagagcatgaccctgtctatctctttttttttttttttttgagacggagtctagctctgtcgcccaggctcgagtgcagtggcgcgatctcggctcattgcaagctccgcctcctgggttcacgccattctcctgcctcagccttccgagtagctgggactacaggcgcctgccaccacgcccggctaattttttgtatttttagtagagacggggtttcaccgtgttagccaggatggtctcgatctcctagcctcgtgatccgcctgcctcagcctcccagagtgctgggattacaggcgtgagccactgcgcccggccctttttttttttttcaagacagagtcttgctctgttgcccaggctggagtgcagtgatctcagctcactggaacctccgcctcctaggttcaagcgattctcctgtctcaacctcccaagtgtgccaccacacctgcccaatttttgtgtttttagtagagatggggtttcgccatgttcagcaggctggtctcaaactcctgacctcaagtgatctgcctgcctcggcctcccagagtgctgggattataggcgtgagccaccatgcctggacatgaccctgtctctaaaacgaTGTAATGAATTGCTGCTCATTCTTGTGCAATTTTCTGCCACCCCTTTCCCTTAACACTTAATATTGTCTGGCATGCTATGCGTTTTTTTGATCTCATTAGTCTCTCCCACTCCAACTGCCATACTGCACTCTCGGAGGGCAGCACTTATCACTGCTATAGAACAAAGTCCTGCACAGAGCCGATGGcccagaaattttctttttatttatttatttatttttttgagacggagtctcactctgtcactcaggctggagtgtagtggagcgatctcggcccactgcaacctctgcctccgggtttcaagcacttctccttcctcagccaccagagtagctgggattacaggcgcctgccaccgcgcccggctaatttttgtattttagtagagacagggtttcaaccatgttggctaggcaggtctcaaactcctgacctcaggtgatcctgcccacctaagcctcccaaaatactggtattacaggcatgagccaccgtgcccggcctaaatatttaataaaataatggacGATGGGTGCCTTCTACTGAGCTCCCGGTAATTGTGAGTGAGTAGAGGACTTTCCTTGTGGAGATTCAGTGACCTGCTGGGTGTTGCTGAGCTGTGAGGAAGATCAGGTCTGGCTACAGTGGTGAGGCTGTGACTCAGTCACTGCTGATATTCACAGGACGTTCACCAGCTTAGTCCCAGGGGCAAGGATTTTAACTGtccacctcagtttcttcattcgTAAGATGCAAATAACAGTCACCCTGGCCTCATGGATGGAGCTTGTAATGCCCGGAACAGTGCCTGCTGCACAGAGGGGCTTGCTGCCAGCTCTCTCTCCCTGCTTGTCTCTTACCTGCCTACTGCCTGGAATAGGATGAAGAGGGGCCCTTGTGTTGCCCCCACCCTGACTGCCCGCTAAGGGCCCATGTGATCTGCCTGGCAGAGGAGTTTCTTCGGGAAGAACCAGGGCAGCTTCTGCCCCTAGAGGGCCAATGCCCTTGGTGAGTGCAGTCCCCCGGCTCCAGCCTGGTCCACCTCTGGGTAGAGGGTGTCCAGTTGTGCAATCCAGGCCCAGGCAGCTGAGTACTCATCTCAGCATCCATGGCCGATACTGGAGGGCGCTTGTGGCATCTGACTCTGTATCTCCTACCTGCCCCTCTCCTTGGTAGCTGTGAGAAGTCACTGCTTTGGGGAGACCTGATTTGGCTGTGCCAAATGGACACTGAGAAAGAAGTAGAAGACTCAGAATTAGAAGAGGTGAGTGGGCTTTGGTGGCGGGCTCCCTACCCCACTCCCTGACCTGGGCTGCCTGTGACCACACTTCTTGCCTCTGCAGGCACACTGGACAGACCTGCTGGAGACCTGATCCTCAGTGTCCTTACCCCCTCCTACCTCTTTTCTGTGCCACCTGCCGTGGGTCTGGCGGGTTTTTACTTGAGTACAATAAAAAGTCTGAGTCAAGGGTGCCTTATGGTGGATGCCGAGGGCAGGGGCGGAGCTAGTAGCCCAAGGTCCTGCCAGTCACGGGGCCTCCTCAGGGGcacagaggaggcaggaggggccCCTGGCCCTAGCATGTGAACAGCTTCTACTCTGCCTGGAAACCCCATGCCTCAGCTTTCCCCTACTTGCCTCTGAGCTCATGCAATTCTTGGAAGCCTGGGAGACTTACCTTGGAATTGAATGCAAATAGGACAAAGACCAAGGAGGATGGGGGGATGCCCTCCTTCCACGGGGCCCTGTGGCTTCCAAGTCTCAATCTCCTCTAGTCTCTTGTCTGCGGAGCCTCCTTCAAACCCAGGGAAAGAAAAGCACCTGCCAGGGTTGTTGTTCTTCTAGGATCTTCTATTGATGCTCTGTGAGGTCCCCTGGGAGCCATGAAGCTGGGGCTGGCTCCCAGGGCAATGGGACTCCAGTGTCCTTGtcctttcttattctttctattctttctttcctttttttttttttttttttttgtgacagagtctcactctcttgcccaggctggagtgcagtggtgtgatcttggctcactgaaacctccgcctcctgggttcaagtgattctcttgcctcagcctcccgagtagctaggattacaggtgcccgccattatgcccagctaatttttgtatttttagtagagacggggtttcaccatgttggccagcctggtctcgaacttctgacctcaggtgatcctgctgcatcaacctcccaaagtactgggattgcaggcatgagccaccacgctcagcctcttTCTTGTTCAATACGTCCATGCTCTGTTCCACTTCTGCCCCTTCACTCTGCCCACACACATCACTCCAGACTGGCCTTGTGGTCAGAGCCTGGAATGCCTGGGCTGCTGGGGGCCTGTGGACTGCACTGGGCCAGAACCCCTGCCGCCTTCAAGACTGGCCTGTAGCCAGCAGGTAGGTGACTTTTCCCAGGCCTGCCtatcccacatttcccctccactCACTCACCTCCCTTGCCTGGGTCAATTAGAGAAAGCttgtcggccaggcatggtggctcatacctgtaatctcagcactttgggaggccgaggcgggcggatcatctgagctcaggagtttgagaccagcctggccaacatggcaaaaccccgtctctactaaaaatacaaaatttttttttttttttttttttttttttttttttttttttttctttttgagacggagtctcgctctgtctcccgggctggagcgcagtggcgcaatctcggctcactgcaagctccgcctccagggttcacgccattctcctgcctcagcctcccgagcagctgggactacaggcgcccgccattacgcccggctaattttttgtatttttagtagagacggggtttcaccgtggtctcgatctcctgacctcgtgatccgcccacctcggcctcccaaagtgctgggattacaggcgtgagccaccgcgcccggcaaaaatacaaaaattaaccggatgtgatggtgtgcacctgtagtcccagctacttgggaggctgaggcagaagaattgcttgaacccaggagggggaggttacagtaagccgcgatcgtgctactgcactgcagcctgggcgagagagcgagactccatctcatattaaaaaaaaaaaaaaaaaaaaagaaagaaagaaagaaagcttgtCTGTTGGCCTGACCTGCAGGGTGGAGTTCAGAGGGAAGGTCAGGAGCCTAGTgacagctcaaaaaaaaaaaaaaacccaaataccaATGTTGGCCCCTTTTGCCTTTCACGTGTTTTCTACACACTAAACTCACATCTTGGGTTTGTAGATCACTGCAAGCTTGGCTGGAGCTGTGGTGCTAAGGAGGGTAATGGAGAAGCTTCTCCACCCTCAACCCCACCCCTTCCTTCCTGGAATTCCCAGCCCTGACTTTAGATCCCTCCCACATTGGACCTTCAAAACCCTCAGGGCAGAGAGCAGCCCCACACTCCCTATACCACACCCATACTCAGCCCCTGCAGGCAAGGAGAGAACAGGCCAGGTTCCCGAGAGCTCAGGTGAGTGACACACTGGAATGGCCCAGGGCGCCCTCACCCTGCTCAGCTTGTGGCTCCAACATTCCAGAAGCCGAGGCCTCTGCCATCCCTGCCCTTTGCCATGGATATTCCATTTCAATTAGACAACCCAGCCTGGCCAGAATCCCCCTgcattccttcttttcctttgtgtatttttgagacagggtgttgctctgtcacccaggctggagtgcagtgcgatccaggcccactgcagcctcaaattcctaggctgaggcaatcctgctgcctcagcctcctgagtagctggggttacaagagcaagccaccacacccggctaattttgaaaaatattttttgtagaggagaggtcttgctttgttgtccaagttggtctcaaactccagggctcaagggatcctttccTGTTGGCCTCCCAaggctctgggattacaggcaggagtcaCCCTGCCTGGGCCCTTCCTTTTGCTGCGTCATCAGAGTTCTCATTCCCACACCAGGCTCTAGCCCCCAGTAACAGCTTAATTGCTCAATGGGCTGTGTTTGTTCTGGAGCCCAGACGGACTGTGGC from Nomascus leucogenys isolate Asia chromosome 2, Asia_NLE_v1, whole genome shotgun sequence encodes the following:
- the SLX1A gene encoding structure-specific endonuclease subunit SLX1, giving the protein MVRARPPDSSLASAVGLLQPPPDRRGASTRATAASRLPPDSPRELVPKQAPCSPSDPALPWTLGHGNQLPAVVPEPQAPMGPAGVAARPGRFFGVYLLYCLNPRYRGRVYVGFTVNPARRVQQHNGGRKKGGAWRTSGRGPWEMVLVVHGFPSSVAALRFEWAWQHPHASRRLAHVGPRLRGETAFAFHLRVLAHMLRAPPWVRLPLTLRWLRPDLRQDLCLPPPPHVPLAFGPPPPQAPAPRRRAGPFDDAEPEPDQGDPGACCSLCAQAIQDEEGPLCCPHPDCPLRAHVICLAEEFLREEPGQLLPLEGQCPCCEKSLLWGDLIWLCQMDTEKEVEDSELEEAHWTDLLET